A stretch of the Uranotaenia lowii strain MFRU-FL chromosome 3, ASM2978415v1, whole genome shotgun sequence genome encodes the following:
- the LOC129752124 gene encoding uncharacterized protein LOC129752124, which produces MVIGEAGIMAPKKPSVSCGMCRDPDDSRMVSCDDCGSWFHFKCVGVNEDIEEVDWSCSACVAKRTDQISSVNINPAGNGTGPKLTGEQEQAKQLSEFQKKLDQMQAKFEEQQRTYQALLTEKDRQLESVVTDLKIQFDRRMEAREREIREELSIPTAPPSANSTTVGGTNNRSSNEVKMAMEKMEKQLAEMSKKQDQQTRTLEERIRAMEINRSRSNVSDSDPNELSRSQLAARHAVTKELPTFSGNPEEWPLFISTYESSTRMCGFSDEENLLRLQRSLKGRALETVRSRLLHPAGLAGVIRTLKTLYGRPEVIVHSLVCKIREMPSPKTEKLGTLIDFGVAVQNMCATIVASGLNEHLCNVALLQELVERLPSTVKLDWAKHRSTLQAVTLDDFSKWLEILVEAACVVTIPSTISAYASKPEKRIRKEEVHVHLQSSSSQAAAGSTASTTYPRNTTKPAASKQCVICQGGCSSVGSCRKFQDLDIGARWAAQKQNKLCRKCLAKHFGACAVKQACGRNGCSYMHHELLHDDSRYQRAENSSTVNSQGAAETPVEQCNTHVSYVSKILFRYVPVILHGRGKLVRTVAFLDEGSSATLMEHSLLDELELDGESYPLCLGWTGDHQRQEMKSVMLPLDISGTRGGEKYRLSKVHTVENLSLPQQTLKMAKLASEYEHLDGVSADSYHNVRPRILIGIDNCRLGQALDSREGGKDEPIAARTRLGWIVFGPCSTTSHPTTNFTAHHSIHVCPCCEQSDADLHNMVKTYMSLDSTGVMSSVKPLLSKDDERAEQLLKSLTRVKGKRMETGLLWRCDDVRLPDSKPMAMRRLICLKKRMQRDPALAEAVKEKIRDYERAGYIEKLTKNQLAEKFDRVWYLPIFPVVNPNKPKKMRLVWDAAAKVLGLCLNSFLLTGPDHLTSLVFVLQRFREFRIAITGDIREMFLQILMNWFDQQCLRFLWRDGEQDRSPDVYVTKVMTFGATCSPSTAQYVKNYNAERFQDEFPRAVEAIVKEHYVDDMLSSVETEEEAIKLAKDVRHVHAEAGFEIRNWLSNSNRVLQELDASPGEKSLNLSGEMATEKVLGMWWCTATDTFTYKIPPRVNAELLQGDIVPTKRQILSTLMTIYDPLGLLAHFLMFLKILLQEIWRSVVGWDESIKSEQFEKWQTWLRVLPQVESVSVPRCYRSKTSISERNSIQLHVFVDASENGFAAVAYLRFEEDGEVECALIRAKTRVAPLRFVSIPRLELQAAVIGARLANDAMETHKLKPTQRFFWTDSRNVLSWLNSDHRKYHQFVAVRISEMLELTESSEWNWVPTKLNVADDATKWQNLPDLSPSSRWFRAPEFLWGPKEGWPVIESKFDHTAEEIRAHVQHHSVERALFRWEDFSRWNRLLRHVAFIQRFPSNLRRGRCCE; this is translated from the coding sequence ATGGTGATCGGGGAAGCTGGAATTATGGCGCCAAAGAAGCCAAGTGTGAGTTGTGGTATGTGCCGGGATCCGGACGATAGTCGGATGGTTAGCTGCGACGATTGTGGATCGTGGTTCCATTTCAAGTGCGTGGGTGTGAATGAAGACATCGAGGAGGTAGATTGGAGTTGTTCAGCGTGCGTGGCAAAACGGACAGATCAAATCTCATCGGTCAACATCAATCCTGCAGGAAATGGAACGGGTCCAAAATTGACGGGCGAACAAGAGCAAGCTAAACAACTCAGCGAATTCCAGAAGAAGTTGGACCAGATGCAGGCAAAGTTTGAAGAACAGCAGCGTACGTACCAGGCGCTGCTTACAGAAAAGGATCGTCAGTTGGAGTCTGTGGTGACAGATCTCAAGATCCAGTTTGATCGTCGTATGGAAGCCAGAGAGAGAGAAATTCGCGAGGAGTTGAGCATTCCGACCGCTCCACCGTCTGCAAATTCGACGACTGTAGGAGGAACGAACAACCGGTCATCGAATGAAGTGAAAATGGCGATGGAGAAAATGGAAAAGCAGCTCGCGGAGATGTCGAAGAAGCAGGATCAGCAAACGAGGACTCTTGAGGAGCGAATTCGGGCGATGGAAATCAACAGAAGTCGATCAAACGTATCCGATTCCGATCCCAACGAGCTCAGCCGAAGTCAACTGGCCGCGCGGCACGCAGTGACGAAAGAGCTGCCTACGTTTTCGGGCAATCCGGAAGAGTGGCCTCTTTTTATTTCGACGTACGAAAGCAGTACCAGGATGTGCGGTTTCAGCGACGAAGAAAACCTTCTTCGACTCCAGCGTAGCCTGAAGGGGAGAGCCCTCGAGACCGTTCGAAGCCGGTTACTGCATCCAGCGGGACTTGCAGGTGTCATTAGGACGTTAAAAACGCTGTACGGGCGGCCGGAAGTTATCGTCCACTCGCTAGTCTGCAAGATTCGGGAAATGCCATCGCCGAAGACGGAGAAGTTAGGAACTCTGATCGATTTCGGTGTTGCAGTCCAGAACATGTGTGCGACGATCGTGGCAAGTGGACTAAACGAGCACTTGTGCAACGTGGCACTTCTTCAAGAGCTCGTCGAAAGACTACCATCAACCGTGAAGCTCGACTGGGCGAAACATCGTTCAACGTTACAGGCGGTGACACTCGATGACTTCAGCAAATGGTTGGAGATACTCGTGGAAGCGGCATGCGTGGTAACGATTCCATCAACGATCAGTGCGTACGCTAGCAAGCCTGAGAAGCGTATACGGAAGGAGGAAGTTCATGTTCACCTCCAATCCAGCTCCAGTCAAGCGGCGGCAGGATCGACGGCCTCTACGACGTACCCCAGAAATACAACGAAGCCAGCAGCGTCGAAACAGTGTGTCATTTGCCAAGGAGGATGTAGCAGTGTGGGATCATGCAGGAAGTTTCAAGACCTGGATATCGGGGCAAGATGGGCAGCgcagaagcagaacaagttgtGCCGGAAGTGTCTGGCGAAGCATTTCGGAGCGTGCGCAGTGAAGCAAGCTTGCGGAAGAAACGGCTGTTCATACATGCATCATGAGCTGCTACATGATGATTCCAGATACCAGCGAGCAGAAAATTCCTCAACGGTGAATTCCCAAGGCGCGGCAGAAACACCTGTCGAACAGTGCAACACTCACGTCAGTTACGTCAGCAAGATTCTCTTCCGCTACGTTCCAGTCATCCTACACGGACGAGGCAAGCTCGTTCGCACTGTCGCATTTTTGGACGAAGGCTCATCGGCGACGCTGATGGAGCACAGCTTACTAGACGAGTTGGAGCTGGACGGAGAGTCGTATCCGTTGTGCCTAGGCTGGACGGGAGATCATCAACGACAGGAGATGAAGTCCGTGATGTTACCTCTGGACATTTCCGGAACGCGCGGTGGAGAGAAATACCGACTGTCGAAAGTCCACACGGTGGAGAATCTGTCGCTACCGCAGCAGACGTTGAAGATGGCAAAGCTAGCATCCGAGTATGAGCACCTGGACGGCGTATCAGCGGATTCTTATCACAACGTTCGGCCGCGGATACTCATCGGTATAGATAACTGCCGTTTGGGTCAGGCGTTGGACAGCAGGGAAGGTGGCAAAGACGAACCGATTGCCGCTAGAACACGCCTAGGATGGATAGTGTTCGGACCATGCTCTACGACATCTCATCCAACGACGAACTTCACAGCGCACCACAGTATTCACGTGTGTCCGTGCTGCGAGCAAAGTGACGCGGATCTTCATAACATGGTGAAAACGTACATGTCCCTAGACAGCACGGGAGTAATGAGTTCCGTTAAACCTCTCTTATCGAAGGACGACGAGCGAGCGGAGCAGTTGCTGAAATCGTTGACGCGTGTGAAGGGCAAGCGAATGGAAACCGGACTGCTTTGGCGGTGTGACGATGTTCGACTGCCGGACAGCAAACCGATGGCGATGAGACGGCTGATCTGTTTGAAGAAGCGAATGCAGCGGGACCCGGCGTTGGCTGAAGCGGTGAAGGAGAAGATTCGGGATTACGAACGAGCCGGGTACATCGAGAAGCTGACGAAGAACCAGTTAGCCGAGAAATTCGATCGGGTTTGGTATCTCCCAATCTTTCCGGTTGTCAACCCAAATAAACCGAAAAAGATGCGCTTGGTTTGGGACGCAGCAGCTAAAGTCTTAGGACTCTGCCTGAATTCATTTCTATTAACGGGACCTGATCATCTCACCTCTTTGGTCTTCGTTCTACAACGTTTCCGGGAGTTCCGTATAGCCATCACCGGCGACATTCGGGAGATGTTTCTGCAGATCTTGATGAACTGGTTCGATCAACAGTGCTTGAGATTCCTATGGCGGGACGGCGAGCAAGATCGCAGCCCAGACGTCTACGTTACGAAAGTGATGACCTTCGGAGCGACGTGTTCACCAAGTACTGCGCAGTACGTGAAGAACTACAACGCGGAGCGGTTCCAGGATGAGTTTCCACGAGCGGTAGAAGCAATCGTGAAGGAGCACTACGTCGACGATATGCTGTCAAGCGTAGAGACGGAAGAAGAGGCGATAAAGTTGGCGAAAGATGTCCGGCACGTCCACGCAGAAGCGGGCTTTGAGATCCGGAACTGGCTATCAAATTCGAATCGAGTGCTGCAGGAGTTGGATGCGAGTCCCGGGGAGAAGAGTTTGAATCTTTCGGGCGAGATGGCCACGGAGAAGGTTCTTGGCATGTGGTGGTGTACAGCGACTGATACGTTTACCTACAAAATTCCTCCGAGAGTCAACGCCGAGCTGCTGCAAGGTGACATCGTTCCAACGAAAAGGCAGATCTTAAGCACGCTGATGACCATCTACGATCCGCTGGGACTACTGGCGCACTTCTTAATGTTCCTGAAGATACTGTTGCAGGAGATTTGGCGAAGTGTTGTAGGCTGGGACGAGTCCATCAAAAGTGAGCAGTTCGAGAAATGGCAGACCTGGTTGCGCGTCCTCCCGCAAGTGGAATCGGTCAGCGTGCCAAGGTGTTACCGATCGAAGACGAGCATAAGCGAGCGGAATTCGATTCAGCTGCATGTGTTTGTGGATGCGTCGGAGAACGGCTTCGCTGCAGTCGCCTATCTGCGGTTCGAAGAGGATGGAGAGGTTGAGTGTGCGCTCATCCGTGCGAAGACTAGAGTAGCTCCACTACGATTCGTGTCGATTCCCAGACTAGAACTACAGGCAGCAGTCATCGGTGCCCGTCTAGCGAACGACGCCATGGAGACGCACAAGCTGAAGCCTACGCAAAGATTCTTCTGGACGGATTCACGCAACGTCCTCAGTTGGCTGAATTCCGATCACCGGAAATATCATCAGTTTGTTGCGGTACGGATCAGTGAAATGTTGGAGTTGACGGAATCATCGGAATGGAACTGGGTTCCGACGAAGCTGAACGTCGCTGACGATGCAACAAAGTGGCAGAATCTCCCGGATCTTTCTCCTAGCAGTCGCTGGTTCCGTGCTCCGGAGTTCCTGTGGGGACCGAAAGAGGGATGGCCAGTCATCGAGTCCAAGTTCGATCATACCGCAGAGGAGATACGGGCGCATGTGCAGCACCATTCCGTCGAACGCGCTCTATTCCGGTGGGAAGATTTTTCGAGATGGAACCGTCTTCTTCGACACGTTGCCTTCATTCAACGATTTCCGTCGAATCTACGTCGGGGGCGGTGCTGCGAATGA
- the LOC129756757 gene encoding kxDL motif-containing protein CG10681 produces MMNSEMSSSMHSGRPESEFSIECFQNYTAPEVFVQGLAGMVNQTDVEVMIRAQKQMLQRFEKTNEMLLNCNALSQSRLKIASEDFKKHTKLLNEMKKDLDYIFKKIRNIKTKLGNQYPQAFAEAEAKIKPIIFDEEEEIDTASRAETLDECPNTGQSRIATPAKKLSQLKPESSAESKSETKQRGAQLKEKKKSSSGPESGIGYMKMEQSPENRKSGKTTPNDPKRQSMMSTQSSSTDNSNDSSECTSDTG; encoded by the exons ATGATGAATTCAGAAATGAGTAGCAGCATGCACTCGGGTCGACCGGAAAGTGAGTTCAGTATCGAGTGCTTTCAGAATTATACTGCGCCCGAGGTATTCGTTCAAGGCCTGGCTGGGATGGTCAACCAAACCGACGTCGAAGTTATGATACGAGCTCAGAAGCAAAT GCTTCAACGTTTTGAGAAGACCAATGAAATGTTGCTAAACTGCAATGCCCTTAGCCAAAGCCGACTCAAAATAGCTAGCGAAGATTTTAAAAAGCACACAAAACTGTTGAACGAAATGAAAAAAGACTTGGATTACATTTTCAAGAAGATCCGTAATATCAAAACTAAACTGGGCAACCAGTATCCGCAAGCTTTTGCCGAGGCTGAAGCTAAGATCAAGCCCATCATCTTTGATGAGGAAGAGGAAATTGATACAGCCAGTCGAGCCGAAACCCTTGACGAATGCCCGAACACTGGCCAGTCACGGATTGCTACTCCGGCAAAGAAATTGTCTCAACTAAAACCGGAATCTTCAGCCGAATCTAAATCAGAAACAAAACAACGGGGCGCTCAACTGAAGGAAAAGAAGAAATCTAGCTCCGGTCCAGAATCTGGCATAGGTTACATGAAGATGGAGCAGAGTCCGGAGAATCGAAAATCTGGTAAAACCACCCCGAATGACCCGAAGCGTCAGTCGATGATGTCCACCCAGAGTAGCTCCACAGATAACTCGAACGATTCATCGGAGTGTACCTCAGATACCGGATAG